In a genomic window of Wyeomyia smithii strain HCP4-BCI-WySm-NY-G18 chromosome 1, ASM2978416v1, whole genome shotgun sequence:
- the LOC129718081 gene encoding uncharacterized protein LOC129718081, translating to MIVKMLTFNGFAGTVLPILAIAFVTAIALVNLFISLRKRFPVWVNCWFCNQDSKVPYDSSNSWVCPSCTQYNGFTEDGDYNREIPEQYQCRSNPHANITDDDKINYSVPYNGLCFGCNRNQELKIHQLASFVPEVEENYDIEVEEYQRQLEQTYKLCSRCERVLNRTLNEVKRNILGSKLAQIGTKGLKVFDLHMAASDKQSAIRKQQMVANISLWMIIALLIIKLFQHLGQIELNKERLEFIFSSTVSQTVLIAVSYFVAFKHTLASIWDGIWNQAALADKIEQLNYLKKTFLNRVFEISDSADDICESLTDTPEAIAAVTQPNALSNLALIALAGMLLGAKSYIGPSKPVVLMLCGVLESLLQAGSLQQLLTEDVTRGMFEIILSLIALVTAIACIGRTAPKIQSSDNLNSSFHKIYSQETAECDYSDASEHQQQQHQSSINNDISYRSLDTTKSISPSVLTSPSMRPFFQNSFATQTSPKSRFGGSILGANRLNTTLQEQSPPIRTPSRQNYFMQESSLLKTPSFSVDNFTTAIGNRPEFSSQKFHGFSMSALNTATLQDDRFGEDIDRLSISGRLSVSRKDLSMINNPFATHHVDHDDSFSLRNRKFTISPPKLCAIAESGSSWIAGGYWGVSPQKNPDGANPSSFIQQPPFMSRTSSQSSGFESQPTRRPTPEEQAPAELDRSSLFSEPVPISSQSVANGFQHRLNQSINLPVAAPSPVPSFISFAGGSNKMNSGHSLFGERNLFQSNPTSMARPTMPFPLQQSQMPPVIRGSGAPAPSSFVPFSQPVAPSPNHRRSLLNLSKLSELPEISQNLGSQEEN from the exons AAAACGATTTCCCGTATGGGTTAACTGCTGGTTCTGCAATCAAGACAGCAAGGTTCCTTATGACAGCAGCAATTCCTGGGTTTGTCCTAGTTGCACTCAATACAATGGATTTACGGAA GATGGTGACTACAACCGCGAAATTCCGGAACAGTACCAGTGTCGATCAAACCCCCACGCAAACATCACGGATGACGACAAAATCAACTATTCTGTGCCCTACAATGGCTTGTGCTTTGGTTGTAATCGTAATCAAGAGCTGAAGATTCATCAGCTGGCGTCGTTCGTCCCGGAGGTTGAGGAAAATTACGACATCGAGGTGGAAGAATATCAACGCCAGCTAGAGCAAACTTACAAGCTGTGCTCACGGTGCGAGCGGGTGCTAAATCGAACGCTGAACGAAGTCAAGCGAAACATTTTGGGTTCGAAGCTGGCCCAGATCGGAACCAAAGGTCTAAAGGTTTTTGATTTGCATATGGCAGCTAGCGACAAGCAAAGTGCCATCCGGAAGCAACAGATGGTGGCGAATATTAGTCTGTGGATGATCATCGCTCTGTTGATTATAAAACTATTTCAGCATTTGGGGCAAATTGAGCTAAACAAGGAACGTTTGGAATTCATATTCAGTTCCACTGTGTCCCAAACGGTGCTCATTGCTGTGTCATACTTTGTGGCGTTTAAACATACTCTGGCGTCTATCTGGGACGGTATTTGGAATCAAGCCGCCCTTGCCGATAAGATTGAACAATTAAATTATCTGAAGAAAACCTTTTTAAATCGGGTTTTTGAAATTTCTGATAGTGCGGACGATATTTGCGAGTCGTTGACTGATACGCCGGAAGCGATTGCAGCTGTTACACAACCCAATGCTCTTTCCAATTTAGCACTCATTGCGTTGGCTGGCATGTTGTTAGGTGCCAAGTCCTACATCGGACCGTCGAAACCGGTTGTTTTGATGCTATGTGGAGTGCTTGAATCGCTACTACAAGCCGGTTCATTGCAGCAGTTATTGACAGAGGATGTAACTCGTGGAATGTTTGAG ATTATTCTGTCTTTAATCGCACTCGTGACGGCCATTGCATGTATTGGTCGAACGGCACCAAAGATACAATCATCCGATAACCTCAATTCCAGCTTTCACAAGATCTATTCTCAGGAAACAGCTGAGTGTGACTATTCGGATGCTTCGGAACATCAGCAGCAACAACATCAATCTTCCATCAACAACGACATTAGCTATAGATCCTTAGACACAACCAAATCGATTAGTCCTTCCGTTCTGACGTCGCCATCCATGCGGCCATTCTTCCAGAACTCATTTGCTACGCAGACGTCTCCCAAATCCCGTTTCGGTGGATCGATCTTAGGTGCGAATCGCCTGAATACAACGCTACAGGAGCAATCACCCCCGATTCGCACTCCCAGCAGACAAAATTACTTTATGCAGGAAAGCTCGCTACTGAAGACACCGTCGTTTTCGGTGGATAATTTTACCACTGCTATCGGAAATCGACCGGAATTTAGTTCACAAAAATTCCACGGTTTCTCCATGAGCGCTCTCAACACCGCAACCTTGCAAGACGATCGCTTTGGTGAGGATATTGACCGGCTCAGTATCAGTGGTAGACTGTCTGTGTCCCGGAAGGATCTTTCCATGATCAATAACCCGTTCGCTACGCATCACGTCGATCACGACGACAGTTTCTCTTTGCGTAATCGTAAGTTCACAATTTCCCCACCGAAACTTTGCGCTATTGCTGAGTCTGGCAGTAGCTGGATAGCCGGTGGATACTGGGGTGTGTCACCGCAGAAAAATCCCGACGGAGCAAACCCATCCAGCTTTATCCAACAGCCACCGTTCATGTCGCGAACTTCTTCACAAAGTTCTGGATTCGAATCTCAACCAACGCGTCGTCCAACACCGGAAGAACAAGCCCCAGCCGAGTTAGATCGGTCGTCTCTATTTTCCGAACCGGTGCCCATTTCCAGCCAGTCCGTTGCGAATGGTTTCCAACATCGCCTCAATCAATCGATTAACCTTCCCGTGGCGGCGCCATCACCAGTTCCTTCTTTCATATCATTCGCTGGGGGCAGCAACAAAATGAACAGCGGTCACAGCCTATTCGGCGAACGCAATCTCTTTCAGTCTAATCCAACTTCGATGGCAAGACCCACGATGCCGTTTCCGCTACAACAGTCACAAATGCCACCGGTAATTCGTGGTAGTGGAGCTCCAGCTCCATCCAGCTTTGTTCCGTTTTCCCAGCCGGTCGCACCATCCCCTAATCACCGTCGTAGTTTGCTAAACTTGAGCAAGCTGAGCGAATTACCCGAAATAAGTCAGAATCTTGGTTCCCAGGAAGAAAACTAA